The genomic DNA GACGATCGTTTTGACCGGCTGTGTCATGACATCCCGAGCCACCAGGGTCGGGCGATAGCGTTCCGTCAGGAGACGCGTCAGCCGTTCCTGCACTTCGATGAGCGTTCGGCCCTTCACGCTGGCCGCTGCCGCCACGGCATGTCCGCCGCCGCCGAATTCGCGCGCAAGCCACGCCACGTCGATCTCGGGGCGCCGGCTCCGGCCAATCACCTCAACCTTCTCATCCAGTGCAATGGCAACGATGACGGCATCGAATCCCTGTAATTCCGCCAACCGGTGGACGGCCTCCGCGAGATCGCCCTTGTAACGGTCATACGTGCTGGAGGCCACAAGAATTTTGCGGCCCTCCAGATAATAGATTGATCCGGACTGCAACAGATCGTTCAGCAGGGCGATCAGATCGGGATCCAGCGGATGCCGCAAGACCTCCGCCACGACGTTCAAATCCGCGCCGGCGCGCAGCACAACTGCCGCAGCCTCCAGATCGCGCGGAGTCGTCGACGGATAGGCCAATGACCCTGTCTCCTCGTACAGACCAAGCGCCAACACCGTCGCCTCGGCAGCCGTGAGGATAATCTGCTGCGCCTTCAGGCGTTCGACCAGCAGCGTGGTCGTGGCGCCGACCGGTTCGATGTGCCGTTCAGCGAGATGAGGCCACTGAGGTCGAGTCTGCGGCTCATCGTCGGCTCCATGGTGATCGAAAACATGCACCTCCACGTCTGCGCGTGAACTGAGGGTCTTCAATGGACCCAACCGCTCCGGCTCCTGGACGTCCACGAGAATCAACCGTCGCACCCGTTCCAGGGCCACGTCCTTGAGGCGAGAGATGTCCAGATGGTGCGTCGCCAGAAAACCTCGCACCGACTCCTGCGCACCGCCAGGCAATACCAGGACCGCCCCCGGATAGAGCTTCCGGGCGGCCACCATCGAGGCCAGTCCATCGAAGTCTGCATTCAGATGTGTCGTGATCAGATCCATGCCGGCATTCTAACAGGATCGAGCGAATCGATTCAGTCCCGCAGTGGAGACAGAGGAGAAGGAAGATTGTGCACAAAGCGAGAGCATTGGCTGGAGAGGAACCATGCCGTCCACACAAGAAGTGCGGACGGCATGGGGTTACTCGACAGAATGAGCGAGCGCGGATGCCTGGCTGGGTCGAACCGGTCGCTCGACCGCTCACCACGACATCTGTGACACCGTCTACCGCTGCTGGCGGTCGTGCTTCTGGCGAGCAATATGACGCGACGTGCGATCCTGTGCGTGGTTGATCCGGGCCCGCTCTTTCTTCGTCACCACGCCGTCCGATTTCGCCTTGTCCTCCAGCTTGTTGACGTGTTCTTGCTGGTTGTTCAAGCGAGTGGCTTCACGCTCGTTCAACTGACCGCTGGCAATCCCCTGGTCGATCCGTTTCTCCTGATTGGCCTGCCGCTGATCGATCCTCGGCGTCTCCGCCTGCGCAAACACCAACGACGTGGCACAGACCGATAACAACGCTGCGCCCCACATCACCTGCTTCATACATCCTCCTTTGGTTGCCCGCTGTACTGTCATCCGTTCCAACGTACAAGGACGCTGGCTGGTTGACAATCGAAATGACGGTTTGCAAGGAAGCGAGGAGAACCAATGTCACGGACAGACCACGCGAGATGGAGATGAAATCAGCGAATGTCCTGAAAAAAGGCGCGTGGGAGATACGGCAGCTTGAACTCCACATGCAAAATGATCAGCAAGACGCGAAGAAAACTCCGCCAGATTCCCATTTTGAGAAACTTGCGGGCATCCGTGACAACTGGCGGTGAGAGAAGAATCGGCGTCGTGACTTTCAGTAAATTCTCACCGAACGCCACATCTTCCAGAATGGGCCGATCCGGAAATCCACCAAGCCGCTCGAACAACGCCCTCCGCACGAATACGGCTTGATCGCCGTAAATGATATGACTCCTGACACAGCGAAAATTGTCGAGCCATGAGATCATCCGGAGCCGCCAGTCCGACCCTGAGAATCGGTGTCGGAATCCGCCGGCCTGGATAGTAAGATTCCGCTCCAACGCATTGATCCGACTCAGCGCATCGACGGGTAACAGCGTATCGGCATGGAGAAAGAGCAACCACTCGCCCCGCGCCAGCTTCGCGCCGGCATTCATCTGGGACGCTCGTCCTTTTGGCGCCGTCACGAGCGTGAGCGGGGCCGGCAATCGACTATTGATCGGCCAGCGCCGAACGATTTCGCAGGTTCGATCGTGGCTTCCCCCATCAACCACGATCACTTCATACGACCCGGCTTGTTCGAACAACTGTCGGAGTGTGGCTGGCAGCGCTCGCTCTTCATTGTAGGCGGGAATGACGACGGAGATCATGCCGTCAACCACATGGGCAGGAAGGTACGTACATCGGCGGCCCATGCAGACGCGTCCTCGTCGATCGTCTCGAAGAGATCGCAGAGCGTCAACACCATTGAGTCGGTCAAAGCCAGATAGTCCTGCGTGCGCAAACGAAGCGACTCCAACTCCCTGTGCCCATCCACCATCGCTCGCTCCAACACACGCCGCCCGAAGTCATGATGAGCCTCTTCCTGGTGCAGCAGCACTCGGCGCAACCGGCGGAACGGCGCCTGCCGCTTTTCAAGGCCGCCCTCAATCCGGGTCAAAATCGCCTCCCCCAATCCTTCCAGGATCACCTGTTCAGCCAGAATACTCTCCAGCCAATCGCCACGTTCAAGCGCCTCAGTGAGAAGCCGGCGATAGTCTTCGAGTGCCGGCAGAAAGGGCGCGTCACCGAGATGACGCGGTGCAAGCCACGCAATTGCGCCGCGGAAGACCACGGCATGCATCGCCTCCTGCCTGGCTTGGGTCGTCAAGAAACGACGCGCCTTCGGGTCGGGAGCCAGTGTGGCTTGGCGCTGCGCACACCCATGCGCCATTCGTTCGCCATGTTCAAGAAACGTCAGCAGCCGGGCAATGGGAACTCGTTCACTAGGCAATACGACCATGTACAACTCCTTCAGTACTGCGGGGAAGGACCATTCAAATGCCAATCGTAGTCGAGAAACTCCACGGTGTAGTCGCCGGCCAGAAGGTCCTGCTTGAGCGACGGATCTTGTACATACTCCCCGACATACCCCAGGATTGATCCTGAACGAGCCTCGAAATCGTTGGCAAACCATTTAAAAATCATCGACAACGAGGCCACTTTTCTCGATCGGTCGAAACGATTGCGCGAAGGATCGTTCACGAACTGGATCGCGACGTGATTCAGTTGTTCATCTAGCTGGCGCCCATCAAACGCCCAGGACTGGAGTTTCGGGCAGGAGGCGGAAGCGCAGACGATAGCAAAATGTACACGTGGTTCGTGAAACTGGGCGATAAGAATCTCTCGCTCCAGATTGTAGAGATTCACCGGCTGTCCACCAATAGAGTATTCCCGCGCGATGAAGTACCGGTATCGGCCGAACAACGTGTCCGGAGAATACCCATCCAGAATGCCCGTGACGGCGAAGGCATTATACGCATTGATCCAGAACGCCAGACGGTCTCCCGCCGACAAGCGGCCCGGATCTACTCGATTCAACAACGCGACATAGGATGGAAGCCGCCCCTGACGGCGAATGGCCGGGTAATCAACGACGCCATCACGGACATCGGTGCTCAGTAGTTCCTGCCACAACCGATGAGACACTTGCTCCGGCGGGAGCGAGTCTGAGAGGGTGAAAGAGGTCGGTACGGTCGAACAGCCTCCCAGCACGATCATCAGCGCTCCGATCAGGAAATTTCGCATCACAATTTTTCTCCTATTAGAACCGCACCGGAGTTCGCCATGCTGTGATCGGATGTCTCAGGATCGTCCCAACCACGCGCCCATCGAGACGGTTGCAGGAAGACCCATCTGAACAGGCTTGAACCTGGCTCCGGTCGAAGCGACTGAGGATCTCTCGGTAGGGCACCTCGCGCAGGTTCCCCACCGCCGGCATCGCCAAGCAGGCTGAGACCTGGCCAGACGCATCGATGGCAATGCTATACCGGCCCGCGTCACAGGGCTCGAGCCGTTCTCCCCGCAACCAGACGGCGCTGTCCTTGACGAAATGTCGAAAATACCCGGCAGGGATCAGGTCGTCCTTCAACAGCTGTTCGAACACACGGATCGCGGCCGAACGATCGTACATCAACACAGAGTCCTCTTTGCCGTAAAGGCCCACGTTCCAGTGGTAGGCTCCCACCACGGGAATGAAACCGTGCCGTCGTGCGAATCGCACGACCTCCGGCACCTCGTCGCGATTGGCTTCGCTCACAATGCAGGTGAGGAATTTAGGAAAGGGATACCGTGCCAGGAGATTGAGTCCGGACAGGACTTGAGGCAACTGATCGGCCCCGCGTATCTGTCGGTAGCGAGCACGATCGAGCGTGTCCAGACTGATCGATACCGGTAAGCGCAACGAAGCACAGTGCGCAACAAGGTCGGGAGTGAGCCTGGTCCCATTGGTGATCACGGTCACTTGCAACCCCAGCGAGGAGAGGTCCGCCAGGATGTCGACGAGGTCCGTGCGTAGGAGCGGCTCACCCCCCTGAACAAGCACGAACCTGATACCTTCGGTATAGAGCTGTCCAAAGATGCCCCGGATCTCCTCTCGCGTCAGTTCATATCGTCCCTGGTTCAGAGGAAGGTCGCAGTAGCCACAGGCTGAGTTGCAACGCAGGGTCACCTGAAACGTGGCGAGGACCGGCCGCCCCCGTAAGAGATTTGCCACCGGCCGGGCACAGTCGGCAAACATGGCCAGCGAGGACTTCCTCGTCATCGTGGATTCCCCGGTCGGCCTGAGCATATTTGAACACCTGTTGCCATTTCCATCCGGCCCCGCCGCCCCCGGTTCAGCACAACGCGACACAATCGGCACAAATCCAGGTGATTCTGCACTGCAGGCAACCGGTTTCCTGGCATACGGTTTGCTGAATCACTCTCTACACTGCAGCCTGACTCATCCCAGGGAGGATCGTTATGAACACCAAGCTCCAGGCCTCGATACTCACCATCGCCGCGGCTAGCCTTGCAACCGTCGCTTTTGTCGTGGCGCCGGCATCGGCAAAGGACAAGGAGAAGGCCGGCAAACATTCGAACCATGCGACCACCACCTCGGCAGCCGCGGCCTCCTCACTTCTGGGATCAGTCCCTGAGCAACTCCCGGCACCGAAACCCGGACAACATGACTCCAAACCCGGAGTCGCCTGGAAGGCCGTGGGCGGCACCGTCAAAGAAATTCACGGCGAGACGTACACAGTCGAAGACTTCGATGGCAGCCAAATGAAGGTGCATGTCGGACAGGGAACCAAGCACCTCCGGGGCAACAAAAAAGTGGGCGACACCATTCGGGCTGAAATTACCCACGGTGGCTTCGCAAATTCAATTCAATAACCCCCTGACTCTGCGAACCCACATCAGCTCGCCGGTGTCCTGGAGAGGCCGACCCTGCACAGGTCGGCCTCCCCGCCTTTCTCAGTTCCGGCAGTTCCCCAGCCCCGTCACTTCAACGCCCTGACGAAAACGATGTCACCGTAATAGGCCACGGACCGCTCCTTGGTGTTATCCGTATCGCTCATAATCGCGACGCCGCTGATCGCCGGCGGCTCTTCGCCGAAGGCCAGTCGATAATCCTCATACACATTGCGCTCTTCCTCCACCCACGTGCCGATGCGCTGCGGCCCGCTCTCCACCACGATCATCTTCGCAAAGTCGGTAAAGGCATTGTCCACCACCGTCCCGACCGGGCTCTTGCCGTCCCAAATGTAATTCAATGCGCCGATCGGAATATCACCGAACAGCATCCGACCGGCCTGATACTTCAATTTCCGTCCGAAACTCACCTTTGCCGGTTCATAAGCAAAGGTAATATAGAGGCGCGCGGGATAGTCATCACCGTCCTTGCGGTTCACATTGCCCTTCTGCAGCAGATTCTCTACCTTCCATCGCCAGCGCACGATCGGATACTCATGCGGGTCAATCGCCACGGCCTTGGTCAGGCCTGAGGCGGACACCTCGCTCACAGCTTTCACCACGGAAACCGGCCCGTCCTTCACCACCTCGTATGTCGTGTGCCGTTCGATCTTCTTGAACGTCAGCGGTGCCCACCCATCGGGCAATACGGCGCCTTCAGCCGCGACCGAAAAGTGTCCGACCTCCAGCTTCGCAGAGCCCTGCGCATGTGCGACCATCGCAGCACCCGACAAGCACATGAGCAGGACAATCCCGCGCCGCATCATGTGTCCCCTCATCGCCTCAACCAGGCAAAGAGTCTCGTTAACAGCATCTTAGTCCGCGCCGTAAAGTGCGCCTTGCGCCAGAGGTTGACGACCTTCTTGTTGACTTCCACCCGGGTGGGATAAGGATGGATTGTGGCGGCGATCGTTTTCGCACCGGCACCGGCCTTCATCGCCACAGAAAACTCACTGATCAAGTCACCGGCATGCGCCGCCACGATCGTGGCCCCGAGAATTTTGTCGGTGCCTTTCTGAATATGGATGCGGGCAAACCCTTCTTGCTCACCATCCAGGATGGCTCGATCCACCTCACCG from Nitrospira sp. ND1 includes the following:
- a CDS encoding ferritin-like domain-containing protein — its product is MVVLPSERVPIARLLTFLEHGERMAHGCAQRQATLAPDPKARRFLTTQARQEAMHAVVFRGAIAWLAPRHLGDAPFLPALEDYRRLLTEALERGDWLESILAEQVILEGLGEAILTRIEGGLEKRQAPFRRLRRVLLHQEEAHHDFGRRVLERAMVDGHRELESLRLRTQDYLALTDSMVLTLCDLFETIDEDASAWAADVRTFLPMWLTA
- a CDS encoding TIGR04283 family arsenosugar biosynthesis glycosyltransferase, coding for MISVVIPAYNEERALPATLRQLFEQAGSYEVIVVDGGSHDRTCEIVRRWPINSRLPAPLTLVTAPKGRASQMNAGAKLARGEWLLFLHADTLLPVDALSRINALERNLTIQAGGFRHRFSGSDWRLRMISWLDNFRCVRSHIIYGDQAVFVRRALFERLGGFPDRPILEDVAFGENLLKVTTPILLSPPVVTDARKFLKMGIWRSFLRVLLIILHVEFKLPYLPRAFFQDIR
- a CDS encoding DUF3047 domain-containing protein; this translates as MMRRGIVLLMCLSGAAMVAHAQGSAKLEVGHFSVAAEGAVLPDGWAPLTFKKIERHTTYEVVKDGPVSVVKAVSEVSASGLTKAVAIDPHEYPIVRWRWKVENLLQKGNVNRKDGDDYPARLYITFAYEPAKVSFGRKLKYQAGRMLFGDIPIGALNYIWDGKSPVGTVVDNAFTDFAKMIVVESGPQRIGTWVEEERNVYEDYRLAFGEEPPAISGVAIMSDTDNTKERSVAYYGDIVFVRALK
- a CDS encoding DUF547 domain-containing protein; translation: MRNFLIGALMIVLGGCSTVPTSFTLSDSLPPEQVSHRLWQELLSTDVRDGVVDYPAIRRQGRLPSYVALLNRVDPGRLSAGDRLAFWINAYNAFAVTGILDGYSPDTLFGRYRYFIAREYSIGGQPVNLYNLEREILIAQFHEPRVHFAIVCASASCPKLQSWAFDGRQLDEQLNHVAIQFVNDPSRNRFDRSRKVASLSMIFKWFANDFEARSGSILGYVGEYVQDPSLKQDLLAGDYTVEFLDYDWHLNGPSPQY
- a CDS encoding radical SAM protein, giving the protein MTRKSSLAMFADCARPVANLLRGRPVLATFQVTLRCNSACGYCDLPLNQGRYELTREEIRGIFGQLYTEGIRFVLVQGGEPLLRTDLVDILADLSSLGLQVTVITNGTRLTPDLVAHCASLRLPVSISLDTLDRARYRQIRGADQLPQVLSGLNLLARYPFPKFLTCIVSEANRDEVPEVVRFARRHGFIPVVGAYHWNVGLYGKEDSVLMYDRSAAIRVFEQLLKDDLIPAGYFRHFVKDSAVWLRGERLEPCDAGRYSIAIDASGQVSACLAMPAVGNLREVPYREILSRFDRSQVQACSDGSSCNRLDGRVVGTILRHPITAWRTPVRF